In the genome of Nitrosopumilus sp., one region contains:
- a CDS encoding CDC48 family AAA ATPase, which yields MTEIVLKIEESPQQHVGRGRAIVDPKVIEDQKWNTGQILELTYNKKTHVKLWPGPPEEYGSGFIKIDGMTRQNIGAGIGDKISLKSVEAVNAEQIVLSPTEKIAAEGLQEYMIYNYLNHVFTTGDSVSLNTQMGGRVQFVVTSTKPSKPVLVTENTVFKLGAMTKAVDSSVPRITYDELGGLKNEVQKIREMVELPMRHPELFDKIGVEAPKGVLLYGPPGTGKTLLAKAVAGETNAHFISLSGPEIMGKHYGESEERIREIFTQAEENAPSIIFIDEIDSIAPKRDEVSGELEKRIVSQLLTLMDGMKSRGKVVVIAATNRPDSIDPALRRPGRFDREIEIGIPDEEGRFDILSIHTRGMPIDEKVDLKQISKTTHGFVGADLEVLSKEAAMRSLRRILPEIDLDEEKISSEIIQKIKITSEDFRDALKEVRPSALREVQVQIPNVSWDDVGGLDELKEELKEAVEWPIKYKDAYDYVDVETPKGILLHGPPGTGKTLIAKALAKMTESNFISIKGPELLSKWVGESEKGVREIFRKARQAAPCIIFLDEVDALVPRRGSGSSESHVTENVVSQILTEIDGLEELHNVLIIGATNRLDIVDEALLRPGRFDRIIKVPNPDEKGRQHIFEIHTKNKPLASDVKIPELVKLTENFSGAEIAAVTNRAAIASLKRYVSGKSKNVKEIKITQQDLIDAVDKVKPRTKEAPIPNP from the coding sequence ATGACTGAAATAGTTTTAAAAATTGAAGAAAGTCCTCAACAACATGTTGGAAGAGGCAGAGCTATAGTTGATCCTAAAGTAATTGAGGATCAAAAATGGAATACAGGACAAATTTTAGAATTAACATATAACAAAAAAACACATGTTAAACTTTGGCCAGGCCCCCCTGAAGAATATGGTTCAGGCTTTATCAAAATAGATGGAATGACAAGACAAAATATTGGAGCTGGAATCGGTGATAAAATTTCACTTAAATCAGTAGAAGCTGTAAATGCTGAACAAATTGTTTTATCTCCAACTGAAAAGATTGCCGCAGAAGGATTACAGGAATATATGATTTACAATTACCTTAATCATGTATTTACAACCGGAGACTCTGTATCTCTAAACACCCAGATGGGAGGAAGAGTTCAATTTGTTGTAACAAGTACAAAACCATCAAAACCAGTTTTGGTTACAGAAAATACTGTTTTCAAGCTTGGAGCAATGACAAAGGCAGTTGATTCTTCAGTTCCTAGAATCACATACGATGAACTTGGAGGCCTAAAAAATGAAGTGCAAAAAATTCGTGAAATGGTAGAATTACCAATGAGACATCCTGAATTGTTTGACAAAATAGGCGTGGAAGCCCCAAAGGGTGTACTTTTGTATGGTCCACCAGGAACCGGAAAGACTTTGCTTGCAAAGGCAGTAGCTGGTGAAACAAATGCCCACTTTATCTCACTTAGCGGTCCTGAAATTATGGGCAAACATTATGGAGAAAGTGAAGAGAGAATTAGGGAAATCTTTACTCAAGCTGAAGAAAATGCACCTAGCATAATTTTCATAGATGAAATTGATTCAATTGCTCCAAAAAGAGATGAGGTATCTGGTGAATTAGAGAAAAGAATTGTTTCTCAATTACTAACACTAATGGATGGAATGAAATCTAGAGGCAAGGTTGTAGTAATTGCAGCTACTAACAGGCCTGATTCTATTGATCCTGCACTTAGAAGACCAGGTAGATTTGATAGAGAAATAGAGATTGGAATTCCTGATGAGGAAGGTAGATTTGATATTCTCTCAATTCATACACGAGGAATGCCAATTGATGAAAAAGTAGACCTCAAACAAATCTCAAAGACAACACATGGATTTGTAGGAGCTGATTTGGAAGTATTATCCAAAGAAGCTGCAATGAGATCACTTCGTAGAATTCTTCCTGAAATTGATCTTGATGAAGAAAAAATCTCATCAGAGATTATTCAAAAGATCAAAATCACCAGTGAAGATTTCAGAGATGCATTAAAAGAAGTCAGACCAAGTGCACTCCGAGAAGTCCAAGTCCAAATTCCAAATGTAAGTTGGGATGACGTTGGAGGTTTAGATGAACTAAAAGAAGAACTCAAAGAAGCTGTTGAGTGGCCAATAAAATACAAAGACGCATATGATTATGTTGATGTTGAAACTCCAAAAGGAATTCTACTTCATGGTCCTCCAGGTACTGGAAAGACATTGATAGCAAAAGCTCTTGCAAAAATGACAGAGTCTAATTTCATTAGTATCAAAGGCCCTGAACTATTGTCAAAATGGGTTGGAGAATCAGAAAAAGGAGTACGAGAGATCTTCAGAAAGGCACGACAAGCAGCACCATGTATAATATTTTTAGATGAAGTTGATGCACTAGTACCAAGACGAGGTAGTGGAAGTTCAGAGTCACATGTTACAGAGAATGTAGTGTCTCAAATTCTAACAGAAATTGATGGATTAGAAGAACTGCACAATGTGTTAATTATTGGCGCAACAAACAGATTAGATATTGTAGATGAAGCACTTTTACGACCAGGAAGATTTGATAGAATAATCAAGGTTCCAAATCCTGATGAAAAAGGAAGACAACATATCTTTGAGATTCATACAAAGAACAAACCTCTTGCAAGCGATGTTAAAATCCCAGAACTTGTAAAATTGACTGAAAATTTCAGCGGTGCTGAAATTGCAGCAGTTACAAATAGAGCAGCTATTGCTTCTTTGAAGAGATATGTTTCTGGCAAGTCAAAGAATGTTAAGGAGATAAAGATTACACAACAAGATCTAATTGACGCTGTGGATAAGGTAAAACCTCGAACAAAAGAGGCCCCTATACCTAATCCATAA
- a CDS encoding DUF1059 domain-containing protein yields MTLKLRCEDYGFECDYILDEEKTVGLIEKLRNHFEEEHGIDYTVEAVTQMITNRGHSLESIKK; encoded by the coding sequence ATGACATTAAAATTGAGATGTGAAGACTATGGTTTTGAATGTGATTACATTCTAGATGAAGAAAAAACTGTAGGTCTGATTGAAAAATTAAGAAATCATTTTGAAGAAGAACACGGAATTGATTATACTGTTGAAGCAGTTACTCAAATGATAACAAATCGTGGTCACTCTTTAGAATCAATTAAGAAATAG
- a CDS encoding TFIIB-type zinc ribbon-containing protein: MVSKSKELCPRCAQGKLVTDNESGEMFCSKCGFVITEKLQEAGPEWRSFTQDEGGNKARAGAPTSLTMHDMGLATIINPVNKDASGRPLSASMKSTIERLRTWDSRSQVHEPVDRNFRQAFSELNRLKDKLAISDSVIEKAAYIYRKALEKGLVRGRSISALMASALYAACRDTSTPRNLKDVEQAANIKRKDIARCYRLLVKELDLKMPVTDSIQCVARIASRIGIAEKTKRYATKVLKMAQENEVSAGKDPMGLAAAALYLSCVKNGEDKTQRDIAEAANVTEVTIRNRYKGLKESLEL, encoded by the coding sequence ATGGTAAGTAAAAGTAAAGAACTCTGTCCAAGATGTGCTCAGGGAAAATTAGTTACTGATAACGAATCAGGAGAGATGTTCTGTTCTAAATGTGGATTTGTAATTACTGAAAAACTTCAAGAAGCAGGTCCAGAATGGCGTTCATTTACACAAGATGAAGGTGGCAACAAAGCAAGAGCTGGTGCACCAACATCATTAACTATGCATGATATGGGTCTTGCAACGATTATCAATCCTGTAAACAAAGATGCATCTGGAAGACCACTTTCAGCATCTATGAAAAGTACTATTGAGAGGCTGCGAACTTGGGATAGTAGAAGTCAAGTTCATGAACCTGTTGATAGAAATTTTAGACAAGCCTTTAGTGAATTAAATAGATTAAAAGACAAACTCGCAATTTCAGATTCTGTAATTGAAAAAGCAGCTTACATTTACAGAAAGGCACTTGAAAAAGGCTTAGTTAGAGGTCGTTCTATTTCTGCATTAATGGCATCAGCACTTTATGCTGCATGTAGAGACACTTCAACTCCAAGAAATCTAAAAGATGTTGAACAAGCTGCAAATATCAAAAGAAAAGACATTGCAAGATGTTATCGATTATTAGTTAAAGAACTAGATTTGAAAATGCCAGTAACTGATTCTATTCAATGTGTTGCAAGAATTGCAAGTAGAATTGGAATTGCAGAGAAAACAAAAAGATATGCGACAAAAGTATTGAAAATGGCGCAAGAAAATGAAGTATCTGCAGGAAAGGATCCTATGGGGTTAGCAGCTGCAGCACTCTATTTGTCTTGTGTGAAAAATGGAGAAGATAAAACTCAACGTGATATTGCAGAGGCTGCAAACGTGACTGAAGTAACTATTCGAAATAGGTACAAAGGTCTTAAAGAATCCTTAGAACTTTAG
- a CDS encoding transcription initiation factor TFIIIB → MVENYSNDYDVKCQLDTCKTYPTITDSERGEIVCGGCGLILLQNMADASYENNGYNSEDFMKLSRTGPATSLTMHDKGLSTVIGTNKDSSGNSLSSKTKYEFNRLRTWDQRSKSRKTASLSKAFTMLHGMKTKLGIPNNIVENAAYIYRKAVSAKLTRGRTMNSLIAASLYAACRENNIPRTLDDIAKAGNVERRILSRDLRTIIKKLELSLNQYDTASFISKISNNMNLKEKTKRDAFEILARSEKEQITAGKHPVAQAAASLYISCIMNGEKISQKKFAVESGVSDVTIRNRAVLIKKTLKLIE, encoded by the coding sequence GTGGTAGAAAATTATTCAAATGATTATGATGTCAAGTGTCAGTTAGATACTTGCAAAACCTACCCTACAATAACAGATTCTGAAAGAGGAGAAATTGTTTGTGGGGGTTGCGGTCTTATTCTATTGCAAAATATGGCTGACGCATCATATGAAAACAACGGTTACAACTCTGAAGACTTTATGAAACTATCAAGAACAGGTCCTGCTACATCACTTACAATGCATGACAAAGGACTTTCAACTGTAATTGGTACAAATAAAGATTCTTCTGGAAATTCATTATCTAGCAAAACAAAATATGAATTCAATAGACTAAGAACATGGGATCAAAGAAGCAAATCAAGAAAAACTGCCAGTTTGAGCAAGGCATTTACAATGCTTCACGGAATGAAAACAAAACTAGGTATCCCTAACAACATAGTAGAAAATGCTGCCTATATTTACAGAAAAGCTGTCAGTGCAAAACTAACCAGAGGAAGAACAATGAATTCATTGATTGCTGCCTCTCTATATGCAGCATGCAGAGAAAACAACATTCCAAGAACATTAGATGATATCGCAAAAGCTGGAAATGTAGAACGAAGAATACTCTCTAGAGATTTGAGAACCATAATCAAAAAGCTGGAATTAAGTCTAAATCAATATGATACTGCTTCATTCATCTCAAAAATCTCAAACAACATGAATCTAAAAGAAAAAACAAAAAGAGATGCATTTGAGATATTAGCACGCTCTGAAAAAGAACAGATTACTGCTGGAAAACACCCAGTAGCACAAGCTGCTGCATCATTATACATTTCATGTATAATGAATGGAGAAAAAATTAGCCAGAAAAAATTTGCAGTAGAATCAGGGGTAAGTGATGTTACTATTAGAAACAGAGCAGTATTGATAAAGAAAACCTTAAAGCTTATTGAGTGA
- a CDS encoding CrcB family protein yields MKGLEFVFLAAGSVLGAFLRYKVTESPLLFNTLPLNVLIVNVLGAFVLGSFIVLSEYWNLDGRYSLFAAVGFCGSLTTMSSFALDSSNLLENNHYGALAINILANIGLSITALIGGKSLMSAIVNN; encoded by the coding sequence ATGAAAGGATTAGAGTTTGTTTTTCTTGCAGCAGGTTCAGTACTAGGAGCATTTCTAAGATACAAAGTCACTGAATCACCATTACTTTTCAACACATTACCACTCAACGTTTTGATAGTCAATGTTCTGGGGGCATTTGTTCTAGGATCATTTATTGTATTATCTGAATACTGGAATTTGGATGGTAGATATTCTCTATTTGCCGCAGTAGGATTTTGTGGTTCACTTACTACAATGTCTTCATTTGCACTGGATTCAAGTAATCTATTAGAGAATAATCATTATGGAGCACTAGCTATCAATATTTTGGCAAATATTGGTCTGTCAATTACTGCATTAATAGGAGGAAAGTCATTAATGAGTGCAATTGTTAATAATTAA